In Bactrocera oleae isolate idBacOlea1 chromosome 3, idBacOlea1, whole genome shotgun sequence, a genomic segment contains:
- the Nha1 gene encoding sodium/hydrogen exchanger 9B1 isoform X1 — MRSNIYHVNPKNMNERAETVPDVLVNGQANGSIISHAGDGNAGILTHNSNNNINNHSGNNSTITNGLNYNNSSISLAIPLVSNTAVNNIGNSGTYKNTIVIDSQPKRKVSIVSDPASEARSIGAYDNPAYEQNPHRKISQTSTHSHTEFGPTRRKSILVNSTTNIAPLPPPNTHDNESDRGSLHSCGDNSRPYRSSALDNLNAKIYQHQQEQALYGQSNKLEESWIYSFCLKCHGEENRPSWEPPYWQKICPYPLCPSFRQFARLLVLIVIGILIWFTAYVIIGDSAAPGGQLFNLVVLTVAANFGGWLISLTTLPRLIGMLIVGILFQNVGWVHLDGDFSQVTAHLRKFALTIILIRAGLEMEPEAFRKVYKTILKLGVIPWFMEAIVISLTTHFILDLPWIWSFLMGSVIAAVSPAVVVPCLFRLRSKGYGVAKGIPTLIIAVSGIDDALSVALFGIISSVLFSDRGLAFQISQAPICIVGGLAFGVMWGYMARFFPEKGDEYVVPLRSILLFVGGLVAIYGSERLEYEGAGPLAVVFAAFTSNLFWCKQGWEVDDNPVGTAFEIIWMIFEPILFGITGATIKINELDGDVVYLGVTCIVVSSIIRILCTAGIAFGDRLNTKEKFFVAISWMSKATVQAALAPVALRNLGDNATDAEKRYAYIVQTLCVLSIVLTAPLGAILITLTGPRLLTRTKQPQVLEGWRRSHRPSIRDISIIDEEEEREDPELPADKTTADNTQSNAHINNIGYGH, encoded by the exons ATGCGTTCGAATATTTATCACGTT AATccaaaaaatatgaatgaaCGCGCCGAAACGGTGCCAGATGTCCTTGTTAATGGCCAGGCGAATGGCAGTATTATATCGCATGCCGGCGATGGGAATGCGGGCATTCTCACgcacaacagcaataacaacatcaATAATCATAGTGGCAATAATAGCACCATTACAAATGGTTTGAATTACAATAATTCGAGCATATCATTGGCCATACCGCTTGTGTCCAATACAGCGGTCAATAATATCGGCAATAGCGGCACCTATAAGAATACCATTGTTATCGATAGTCAGCCGAAGCGTAAAGTTAGCATTGTATCGGATCCGGCGAGTGAGGCGCGCAGCATTGGTGCCTATGATAATCCAGCTTATGAACAAAATCCGCATCGCAAAATATCACAG ACTtccacacattcacacacagaATTTGGACCCACACGAAGAAAGAGTATATTGGTGAATTCGACAACCAATATAGCACCGTTACCTCCACCCAACACACATGATAATGAATCCGATCGAGGATCACTACACAGCTGTG GCGACAACAGTCGACCCTATAGATCATCAGCGCTCGACAATCTGAATGCGAAAATTTATCAACACCAACAAGAGCAAGCTCTCTATGGGCAGAGTAATAAGCTGGAGGAGTCGTGGATTTATTCGTTCTGCTTAAAATGTCATGGCGAAGAAAATCGGCCGTCTTGGGAGCcaccctattggcaaaaaatttgtcCCTACCCATTGTGCCCATCGTTTCGACAATTTGCACGTCTACTCGTGCTCATAGTAATCG GTATACTCATCTGGTTCACGGCTTATGTAATCATTGGCGATTCAGCTGCACCAGGAGGTCAACTCTTCAATTTGGTTGTACTGACGGTGGCGGCTAATTTCGGCGGTTGGCTAATATCATTGACGACATTGCCGCGGCTCATTGGTATGCTGATCGTAGGCATATTATTTCAG aaTGTTGGCTGGGTCCACTTGGATGGCGATTTCTCACAGGTCACAGCGCATTTGCGCAAATTTGCGCTCACCATTATACTTATTCGAGCTGGACTCGAAATGGAACCGGAAGCTTTTCGTAAGGTCTACAAAACCATATTGAAACTTGGCGTCATTCCATGGTTCATGGAAGCGATCGTCATTTCACTCACAACACATTTCATCTTGGACTTGCCCTGGATTTGGTCATTCCTCATGGGTTCGGTTATTGCTGCCGTCTCGCCGGCCGTTGTAGTGCCATGTCTCTTCCGACTGCGCTCAAAGGGTTATGGTGTGGCCAAAGGTATACCCACATTAATTATCGCCGTGTCGGGTATCGACGATGCGCTTTCAGTAGCACTCTTCGGTATTATAAGTAGCGTACTGTTTTCGGATCGTGGTCTGGCCTTTCAAATATCACAAGCGCCGATTTGTATCGTTGGCGGTTTGGCGTTCGGTGTGATGTGGGGTTATATGGCGAGATTCTTTCCCGAGAAGGGTGATGAATATGTTGTGCCGTTGCGTTCCATACTTTTGTTTGTTGGTGGCTTAGTTGCGATTTACGGCAGTGAAAGGTTGGAATATGAAGGCGCCGGTCCGTTGGCTGTCGTCTTTGCAGCATTTACATCGAACCTTTTTTGGTGCAAGCAAGGCTGGGAGGTGGACGATAATCCGGTGGGGACAGCATTCGAAATTATTTGGATGATATTCGAGCCGATATTATTTGGCATCACCGGTGCAACGATTAAG ATAAACGAATTGGACGGCGACGTGGTCTATCTAGGCGTGACCTGCATTGTTGTCTCTTCCATTATACGCATACTCTGCACCGCCGGCATTGCCTTCGGTGATCGACTCAACACGAAAGAGAAATTTTTTGTCGCCATCTCGTGGATGTCAAAGGCCACCGTGCAGGCCGCACTCGCACCGGTCGCCTTACGCAACTTGGGCGACAATGCCACCGACGCGGAGAAGCGTTACGCCTATATTGTGCAGACACTTTGCGTTTTAAGTATTGTGTTGACAGCGCCATTGGGCGCCATCTTGATTACACTCACCGGGCCGCGCTTGCTGACACGCACCAAACAGCCGCAAGTGCTGGAGg GTTGGCGCCGCAGCCATCGGCCATCCATTCGTGACATTAGCATTATTGACGAGGAGGAGGAGCGCGAGGATCCGGAATTACCGGCAGATAAAACCACCGCCGACAATACACAATCGAATGCACACATCAACAATATTGGCTATGGTCATTAG
- the Nha1 gene encoding sodium/hydrogen exchanger 9B1 isoform X2, whose protein sequence is MNERAETVPDVLVNGQANGSIISHAGDGNAGILTHNSNNNINNHSGNNSTITNGLNYNNSSISLAIPLVSNTAVNNIGNSGTYKNTIVIDSQPKRKVSIVSDPASEARSIGAYDNPAYEQNPHRKISQTSTHSHTEFGPTRRKSILVNSTTNIAPLPPPNTHDNESDRGSLHSCGDNSRPYRSSALDNLNAKIYQHQQEQALYGQSNKLEESWIYSFCLKCHGEENRPSWEPPYWQKICPYPLCPSFRQFARLLVLIVIGILIWFTAYVIIGDSAAPGGQLFNLVVLTVAANFGGWLISLTTLPRLIGMLIVGILFQNVGWVHLDGDFSQVTAHLRKFALTIILIRAGLEMEPEAFRKVYKTILKLGVIPWFMEAIVISLTTHFILDLPWIWSFLMGSVIAAVSPAVVVPCLFRLRSKGYGVAKGIPTLIIAVSGIDDALSVALFGIISSVLFSDRGLAFQISQAPICIVGGLAFGVMWGYMARFFPEKGDEYVVPLRSILLFVGGLVAIYGSERLEYEGAGPLAVVFAAFTSNLFWCKQGWEVDDNPVGTAFEIIWMIFEPILFGITGATIKINELDGDVVYLGVTCIVVSSIIRILCTAGIAFGDRLNTKEKFFVAISWMSKATVQAALAPVALRNLGDNATDAEKRYAYIVQTLCVLSIVLTAPLGAILITLTGPRLLTRTKQPQVLEGWRRSHRPSIRDISIIDEEEEREDPELPADKTTADNTQSNAHINNIGYGH, encoded by the exons atgaatgaaCGCGCCGAAACGGTGCCAGATGTCCTTGTTAATGGCCAGGCGAATGGCAGTATTATATCGCATGCCGGCGATGGGAATGCGGGCATTCTCACgcacaacagcaataacaacatcaATAATCATAGTGGCAATAATAGCACCATTACAAATGGTTTGAATTACAATAATTCGAGCATATCATTGGCCATACCGCTTGTGTCCAATACAGCGGTCAATAATATCGGCAATAGCGGCACCTATAAGAATACCATTGTTATCGATAGTCAGCCGAAGCGTAAAGTTAGCATTGTATCGGATCCGGCGAGTGAGGCGCGCAGCATTGGTGCCTATGATAATCCAGCTTATGAACAAAATCCGCATCGCAAAATATCACAG ACTtccacacattcacacacagaATTTGGACCCACACGAAGAAAGAGTATATTGGTGAATTCGACAACCAATATAGCACCGTTACCTCCACCCAACACACATGATAATGAATCCGATCGAGGATCACTACACAGCTGTG GCGACAACAGTCGACCCTATAGATCATCAGCGCTCGACAATCTGAATGCGAAAATTTATCAACACCAACAAGAGCAAGCTCTCTATGGGCAGAGTAATAAGCTGGAGGAGTCGTGGATTTATTCGTTCTGCTTAAAATGTCATGGCGAAGAAAATCGGCCGTCTTGGGAGCcaccctattggcaaaaaatttgtcCCTACCCATTGTGCCCATCGTTTCGACAATTTGCACGTCTACTCGTGCTCATAGTAATCG GTATACTCATCTGGTTCACGGCTTATGTAATCATTGGCGATTCAGCTGCACCAGGAGGTCAACTCTTCAATTTGGTTGTACTGACGGTGGCGGCTAATTTCGGCGGTTGGCTAATATCATTGACGACATTGCCGCGGCTCATTGGTATGCTGATCGTAGGCATATTATTTCAG aaTGTTGGCTGGGTCCACTTGGATGGCGATTTCTCACAGGTCACAGCGCATTTGCGCAAATTTGCGCTCACCATTATACTTATTCGAGCTGGACTCGAAATGGAACCGGAAGCTTTTCGTAAGGTCTACAAAACCATATTGAAACTTGGCGTCATTCCATGGTTCATGGAAGCGATCGTCATTTCACTCACAACACATTTCATCTTGGACTTGCCCTGGATTTGGTCATTCCTCATGGGTTCGGTTATTGCTGCCGTCTCGCCGGCCGTTGTAGTGCCATGTCTCTTCCGACTGCGCTCAAAGGGTTATGGTGTGGCCAAAGGTATACCCACATTAATTATCGCCGTGTCGGGTATCGACGATGCGCTTTCAGTAGCACTCTTCGGTATTATAAGTAGCGTACTGTTTTCGGATCGTGGTCTGGCCTTTCAAATATCACAAGCGCCGATTTGTATCGTTGGCGGTTTGGCGTTCGGTGTGATGTGGGGTTATATGGCGAGATTCTTTCCCGAGAAGGGTGATGAATATGTTGTGCCGTTGCGTTCCATACTTTTGTTTGTTGGTGGCTTAGTTGCGATTTACGGCAGTGAAAGGTTGGAATATGAAGGCGCCGGTCCGTTGGCTGTCGTCTTTGCAGCATTTACATCGAACCTTTTTTGGTGCAAGCAAGGCTGGGAGGTGGACGATAATCCGGTGGGGACAGCATTCGAAATTATTTGGATGATATTCGAGCCGATATTATTTGGCATCACCGGTGCAACGATTAAG ATAAACGAATTGGACGGCGACGTGGTCTATCTAGGCGTGACCTGCATTGTTGTCTCTTCCATTATACGCATACTCTGCACCGCCGGCATTGCCTTCGGTGATCGACTCAACACGAAAGAGAAATTTTTTGTCGCCATCTCGTGGATGTCAAAGGCCACCGTGCAGGCCGCACTCGCACCGGTCGCCTTACGCAACTTGGGCGACAATGCCACCGACGCGGAGAAGCGTTACGCCTATATTGTGCAGACACTTTGCGTTTTAAGTATTGTGTTGACAGCGCCATTGGGCGCCATCTTGATTACACTCACCGGGCCGCGCTTGCTGACACGCACCAAACAGCCGCAAGTGCTGGAGg GTTGGCGCCGCAGCCATCGGCCATCCATTCGTGACATTAGCATTATTGACGAGGAGGAGGAGCGCGAGGATCCGGAATTACCGGCAGATAAAACCACCGCCGACAATACACAATCGAATGCACACATCAACAATATTGGCTATGGTCATTAG